The Mastacembelus armatus chromosome 24, fMasArm1.2, whole genome shotgun sequence sequence AATGTAACAGATGTGGAGGATGTAGATAATGAGAAAAGAGAGATGAATGAGGCAGACATTGCTGGACTGCATCGTTTTTACTCCAAACATTTGGAGTTCCCTGATCACAAAGACCTGCTCACACTCTTCTCccaggtatacacacacaaatgaatagTGGTGATTTTAACAATGGCCATATATTTGTCTCACCCTTTTGCTGTCTAAAAtaagtcttcttttttttttttaacagtatgtgcattattttttctcttctctatgTCCTTCATTCAACAGGTTGCCTGTAATGGTTTCACCATAGAGGATGATGAGCTGTCTCACATGGGTACTGCAATATACCCAGAGTAAGAAAGGAAAACTCACAAGCATACATAGAAGCACATTTTCattctgtattatttattaaaaactcACACCTCATCCAttgcaaaaatgaaaacctgagaGTGGTAttgtctctctttcctttccaGTGTGGCACTGATAAACCACAGCTGCCTTCCCAGCGTCATAGTCACATATAATGGCACGTCGGCTGAGGTTCGGGCAGTGCAGGACATGAAGCCTGGAGATGAAGTGAGGGAAGGGGGCAGCTGACAGTTGGAGAGGGGTTTGggactttgttgtttttgggcAGTTTGTGTGAATCATATTcatatttgcaaataaattaaaGGCAGAGGATTCACCAGATGACTTCTTAAACTAGCAAGGAACAGTAATTGTAGTGTTTAAATGACACTTGACACACTATGATGGCAACTTCCATTTAGGAATTAACTAGCAGACATCCAGACAATATGGATGAAACTGTCTCAATTAAAAGGTCTTTAGGAATTAACAGTGTTATTGGTAAGTGTGAAGGCTTTCGCTTGAGAAGTAAATAGTGACACACAGTTCAGTTGCTGTCTCAGTGTGTCAAGATAGCACCATTGAaaaagagctgtgtgtgtgcgtgtgtgtgtgtgtgtgtgttcaagaaGGGGATGCAGCAGCTGATTAAAGAGGCTAGTGGTTATTTTCAGACTGACCTTTTGGTCTGCAGTTTAAGAGCTCTCTGGCAGCAAACTGCAGACATTAAAACAAGAGTAAAACTGTCAAGGATGTGCGTTATTTAGGATTCTCATGTGCTGTGTGTTATTTCCATCTCTAGGTGCTCATCAGCTACATAGACCTCCTCTATCCAACAGATGACCGCAACAACAGGCTGAGAGAGTCCTATTACTTCACCTGTGACTGCCAAGAATGTAAAAGCAGGTCCAAAGTAAGACCTACTGAAAAGAGACTAAATAACGTGATATGCATTATTTTGGTTAATGTGTGGGTCCTTGCTGATTAACGTTGCAAAGGGAAAATTTCGAAATAACACTTTATAAAATGGTTAACTGTCATGCTCAGTCTTCTGTCTGCACCTACAGGATAAGGCCAAGTTAAAGGTTCGCAAGCAGAGTGACCCCATTGAGCCAGAGGTAGTCAACAACATGGTGCGCTACGCCAGGAAAACTATCAGAGAGTTCCGTGCTCTCAGACACATGAAAAATATCCTTAAATGCCACTAAACAACACCAAGTAGCTTCCCAAACTGGAAAGCATCTGGTTAAATAATCAGAGGTCcttttgcatttcttttaaCACCCCCAACTTGTGGTTGATGCAGCCTTGACTCTGTGGCACCCCCTAGTGAGTTAATGGAGATGTGCGAACAGAGCCTGGAGGAGATGGGAGCCGTCTTTGATGACTCTAATGTCTACATGCTCCACATGATGTACCAGGCCATGGGGGTTTGTCTCTACATGGAAGATATAGATGGCGCTGTCAGATATGGCGAGAAGATCCTCAAACCGTACAGGTACAAAGATATAGTGAGCGTTCAAAAACACCCTTTCACACCGTGCATGATTAATCACAGGTCAGATAATACAGACTGTATCAATCTGAATTGAAGGCCTTTGTATGTGCAATCCTTCATTTcatctgaaaaagtaaaaatgcataGGTTTAGGCTTACTTGTGATAATAGTAAGTACTATTCCttgaaaaatatcaaataactGCAAAGGCAATTTACAGTCAATTATGTGTGCTTGAGTAAAACTACCATGTATGATCACTGTCCAATGCAGCAAACTGTACCCACCCTACTCCTTGAATGTGTCCTCCATGTACCTGAAGCTGGGCAGATTGTACATGGGGCTAGGCAGGCGCTCAATGGGCATCAGCGCTTTCAAGAAGGTAACATGACCTGCTGAGCTTTTTCATCACACTGTCAGACTTAAAATACAGCTGATAGTGTTTCAGTTGAAATcctgtacatacagtacttgCATGATGTAAATGTTGTAAATTATATTTGTTGATGCATGTATACAGGCGATGGTCATAATGGAGGTGGCTCATGGGAAGGATCACTACTATTTGACGGAGCTGCACAAAGAAATGGCACAAAaatgaagaaggaaagaaaagataaaacatGGCTGATCCCTATGATTAGGAGCTTTACAGAACTGTAGGTATTTTCTAGTTTTTGATactgaaacagaaagaggggttcatgttttcatgaaaatatttatttttggatttaaGTTTTATGTTAGTGTCCTGCATTTAACAACATAAGTTTGCTGAATGCAGGACACTTTTGTACCaagcataaaaataatgttcagcttaatgttgctttttattcacattgACTACTAGGTGTTTGAGACTTTTTCTCAGAGTCAGtaatgattttgtgtttgttttggcttgTAAGCGACATGTCGGCTGGTCgagatgtttgtgtgcaggGGTCAATGCAACTAAATCCCCGTCAGCAAATCAGGGGCTGCTGCCTCAACACGAGTGACCTATTAAAGCTACAGAATGTGCTCGTGTCACAATGGAGGGCTTGGATACTTTGTGTGAAGGCTCTGTGCTAGTGAGGGTTTCCAACACACGCATAATATTAACAGCAACagtaaatgatttttaaaaaatccaaaataaatgaatttgttGCCACAGTCGTAAAGAAAATAAGGCTTTATTGCATATTAAGCAAGTACATCAGCTTCATACATGTTtggggaaagaaaaacaaaagactttgacacactaaaaacacatatacaaaacATATGTAcatgtacttttaaaaatatttgggagttctgccaaaaaaaaaaaaaaaaagaactcgAAGGggaaaaattaaatataaacagtGGAATGCCATGTGAGAAAACACATAGAAAACTgaagtgcaacaaaaaaaaaatttttgaGAGCATAAAGCTTATACTTATCTGAGAATATATAcattgaaatataaaaatgcatgCATAGTTCATCATGTTGCGGTATTTTTAGGGTACCAAGTCAAGAaactataaaatatttgtaGGAGTCTTTTGTCACATGTCCATAATGTACAGAGTTACTTTGGACATGACTGGTTTtgcattacatttcagaaaacGTATATTTAACGTAACATGAAtagaaaatacttcaaaatgtaattttgtaaaGGGGATCAAAGGAGTTGGCAACACAGTAATCTATTGGGATTGGACCAGATTATCACAAACAGCTGCCTTTTCTCCTATGGCCAAATCCCTACCTGTGTGTTAGGTGAAtgattctaaattaaaattgcGGTTATATTGAACAGCAGATTATTAAATACTGATTTAAAGATTTAATTTTGGAGTTCTACCAAACCCATCCAGAATGGTATAACAAGAATGAGGCAAATTCTCCTTGCTTCATGTTTCAATAAGGCACAATGATGcggtatatatacagtattttctctgTGAGGACATGGTTTTCTTTTGGGTGCGTATGCAAACTGTACAATTTTCACCATAAATTATCTCCAATTCATTGGACAAACACTTTGAAATGATTTTAGGTAAGACACATTTGATCACAAGGAGCTATGTttcaagaaacaaaagaaaaaatgtagtgtgtgcgtgtgtgtgcgcgcgcacattTAAGTGATCTCAGTAGAAATGTGAAgaaactttaaaagaaaattggagAAATCCTTATGACATTCACGAGGAAGACTTTCCAAAAATTaagacaagtttaaaaaaaaaaaaaatcgtgtGTGAATTTtgatagaaataaataaaaatgtttgttaaaatgtTGAAGCAAATATATGCTGTGTTAATCAATAATCTGTTAAAATAGATTAGAACAGCAATTCAGAGAATACTTTTGTTTGGCAAACTCTCAGAGTATTTAGAACATAGAAATAAATGCTGCCACCTACTGTTCATGGAGCATAGTGCCATTTCTAATAACGgctaaaaaaatgaatgagaaacGTAGTAGGAAGGTAACCTATACAAACTAACAGACATTTGAAATCTCAAGATCACACAGGGCATATAGCCAGACATACGCATTTATGCCTGCAGGCAAGACAAGCTGCTTGTTCACCTCACATGCATGGGGAAAATGCACAGACATTCATGCCCCATAGAAGGACCAAGATTAAATTCTATAGgataaaagaataaaacctGAACGCACTGTTGGAGGAATGGTCATCAATTTCTGTAAAGGCAGATAACTATAAGGTATTACCATAAACTGCCACATTGAAAATGTGAAAGTGGAATTGTTTTCAACCGCAGCTGCTTCCAGCTGATGCTCAGTTTTATCTGTTGTGTCAGTCCTCTTGCTTACATGAATTCAGAGACTGGGCTGTCTATGATGGGAGTTAGATGGCTTGAGGTGGTTGCATCaggtgcacgtgtgtgtgtctggatgaGAGTGTGGGCGCTTGAGTGGTGCAGCTGGGACTAATCTGGTAATTAGTGTTTTGTATtcaggaggagaggagcagaCGAACACTCCTCCTCTAAGCGGTCACACTGCATCCAGGATGTGGTTGATATATACTCTGCAGAGCGCCCCGAGCTGTGTCAATGCACACTGTGTGTGCATCGACGTAGGGAGAACAGTGGAATGAACAACAGCTGAGAACCACCAGCTTATGAACTTACATGAAATGAGAACTGTGAACAAAGGACTtgagttaaagaaaaactgttgttCAGGAGTGGAAAGcacagatgttgtgtgtgtggttgtgtgtgtggttgtgtgtgtgtgtgtgtgtgtgctcggcAGATGATCCcacaaaaaggacagaaagtcTACAGTGAAGTACCACTTTCATTATCTGTTGTCATTCTGCCATGTCATGTAAGGTCAAAGCTCATGAACCTGGGATCAGATGAGGCGAGAGTTCTTAAGGAACTGGATGAGGACTTGGTAGACAAACTTGTACTGTGAGATGGTCTGCACCATCAGCATCCTCTGCTGCCTCAGCTCCGCCAACATGGTGGGAACTTCCATTGGCTGAAGTGGAGGGAAGAGCAAGgttacatgtgtgcatgttggcTAGATTAGAAAAAGAGTGAAgaaattaaatcaaaaatgGATTATACCTGGATTTACCTGATTTCCCTACTTGGAGGAGAAAGTGTTTATAATGTGTTGAAACTgtggtgcatttttttaaacaactcTGTTTTCATTGACATTTACTCATCCATATAAATTCATAAAGACAACTTCCcaatttacaaaataaaagtcctgtgtttatgttttccatAAAATTCATGATTCTTGTGGTAGATATATCCTGTTAAAGCTATGACCATAAGAGTGATTTTGTCTTGACTTGACCTTAACTACAATCAAATTCTTAAACCTGACACCTTGACTGTAGCTCTCAAAGCCTCCTATCCACTCACCTCATTGTGCTCCAGGCAGCTGATCATGAGCTCAGTGAGGATGACCACTCCGGTACGACCCACACCTGCACTACAGTGCACCACCACAGGAGGATTGAGGCTCTTTGAAGTGTCCAGCATGGAGTTAGTGTGTCTTCTTACAGACTGGATCTCCTCTAAGTAGGCTGCGGGAGACAAAAATAAGATGTAGGCCATTATGTTAATAGATGACGTTAAGTTTTAACCTTTGGACAGGCTACTTCCAGTCTTTATATTGGGCAGAGTTAACTGTCTGCTTACCTGTCTACACATCTCATTTACAGACATGAGATTATATCAGTTGTCTTGTCTAAGTCTCAATAGGAATTCAAACAGGCATATACCACAAATtgtctttaaatattaattaaagtCAGTTGTTTCCATCACTTCCTATCATATAATGACACAATGCCACTCACCGAGGAATCCCCCAACATATTCAGGGCAGCCCTGCTCAGGCCAGTCAGTGTACTGCAGGTGCCAGACCGTCCTCTCCTGCCCAGACAGAAGGTGTTTGACCTTTAACCCCGTGGTGGCGTAGCAGCCTGAGTCAGTGCGGAATTTCGTGGTCACCTTGAACTTGCCGTGAGTGGCTGAGTTGTGTTTGGAGCCCAGTTTGGGCCAGTAGCGGTGACTCTTGGACCTGCCACCCTCCTGGATGGAAGAGAGGATTGAAAGGATGAGGATTGATTGATGGAGGGAATAACAGAGAAGAGGATGAGGTAAATAAATTAGCACAATAATctgtgacataaaaataaatacataggaaaaaacattttcatgacGATCCTCCTacttttcacacacagacagatggcaGCTGTTGGTAGCTGAAAAATATTCACATCTATGTGTGTCGTGTGTGCAG is a genomic window containing:
- the smyd2b gene encoding N-lysine methyltransferase SMYD2-B, with product MMSCIEGFERFDSPGKGRGLRITRSFKVGELLFSSPAYSYVLSVKERGCYCEFCFTRKEHLARCGKCKKAFYCNVKCQKGDWPMHKLECSAMTAFGENWCPSETSRLVARILARKKTQKQRCVSEKILLIEELQSHVEDVDNEKREMNEADIAGLHRFYSKHLEFPDHKDLLTLFSQVACNGFTIEDDELSHMGTAIYPDVALINHSCLPSVIVTYNGTSAEVRAVQDMKPGDEVLISYIDLLYPTDDRNNRLRESYYFTCDCQECKSRSKDKAKLKVRKQSDPIEPEVVNNMVRYARKTIREFRALRHMKTPSELMEMCEQSLEEMGAVFDDSNVYMLHMMYQAMGVCLYMEDIDGAVRYGEKILKPYSKLYPPYSLNVSSMYLKLGRLYMGLGRRSMGISAFKKAMVIMEVAHGKDHYYLTELHKEMAQK